The Pseudomonas putida nucleotide sequence GGATGTAGCTTTTCGAGCCGACCACCTGGACGGCATCGCCGATAGCTTCCATGGCGCGCTGCCACCGGGCATCGGTGATGTCCATGCGGCGCAGGGCAAGGACTCGGCCGGTGCTGATCTCGCCTTGCTTGTCAGCACGGAAGGCCTCGTTGACGATGGCGCGCACCTCGGACCGGGCGTCCTGCGTCCATTCGGTCAGGCACTCATCAATCAAGGCGCGGGCGGCCTGCAGACGCTCGTCAAAGCGGATGTTGTCCTGGGCGGCTTGCACAACCTTGAATTGGCCGTCGAACGACATCAGCGTGATGTTGCCTTTCTTGCCACCAAGCTTGGCGTTGTACTGCTCCGCAGACATGTCGACGAAGGCTTTGATGTCGCCGAAAGCATCGGCCTTGAACGCGGCGAGCGTGTCCGACACCACCTTTGCCTTGGCCACTAGCTCCAGCACCAGGTCGTTGCGCGCCATGTCGATTGGCTTCACCAACTCCAGCGGCACCAGGTGGCCTTTAGCGTCTTTCAAAAAACCTTCGGGAACGTTGTTAGTCACTGTTGTTGCTCCATGTTCATTGGTTCGGTGCCTTGCAGCTTTGTGGCGACTCGCCCTGCCTGCTGCCTGGTGTATTCGATCTGTGTGCCCGTTTTCAGCGAAGTGACCGTCTGGGCACGCACTCGGCCCTTGAGGGCGTCAACAATGTCCTTGAGGGATGCTTGCCCCCTCTCGACTTGGGCCTGACTGCGCTCCGGCCTGGGCAACATCAGTGGTTGCTTGCGAGGCTTCAAATCGCGCAGGAACCGCGCTGGCGATGGCCACCTCTCGCAGCTGGCAAACAGCGACTCGAATGTCTGCCTGATGCGTTCCGCGTCTTCCTGCTCGTCCCACTGGCGGTTCTTCGTGAGTGCTACCAGCCAGATATCGAGGGTCATGGCCACCGCGTCTGCGGGCGGGGCACCGTCCAGGCGCAGCGTGACCAACCCCTGGAACCCCGCGACGATGGCTCGTTTAAACCACTTCTCAGTCATCCATTTGCTCCTGAAGCGCGGCCAGCGCCGCGACTGTCTGGCTCTGTTGGCGGCTCGGGAGGCGCTGCTGATGGCGCACCTCCGGTGCCAAAACCGGCGCTACGGCCTGCGCCTGACCCTGGTACTGGCTCATTACCTGGTACAACCAACCGTGGCCCTTGAGCGGCGTCACCAGCCGCCCAGCCTCGCGAGCCGCCAACGCCTGGTCGATTGCCCATGCCCAGCACTCAGGCGGGGCTTCGAAGACCTGACCGCTGCGCTCGATGCGCTGGGCCTGGACATCTGGCAGCAGCTCGGCGAGCAGCTTGGCCACGCGATCCATCGTCAGCTCGCGGGTTTCAGGACGGAACAGCCCCAGGTATCGCACCAGGGCGTGACCGAGCGAGCCGGAAAGCTTGAAGGCAACGCCCAGTGCGTCGCGGGCGCCGTCGTGTGCGATCAGCGCGTCAAGCGAGAGGGTTGTCCCGCAGTTCGGGCAACGAGTACGCATCAGTGCACCCCCGGCAGAGTCGGGATTTCGCGAGCACGGAAGTAGCTGGCAAATACCGCCTTGCCCCCGAGTGGGTGGCCAGCGCGCCATTTCATCAGCGCATCAAGCTGGGTGAGTTCGGGCATCTGCAGGTGGTAGGCCTGCAGCTCGGAAAGCAGCGCCTTAATGCGCTCCTCTCCGAACTGCGCAGCCACCGTGACCGGTGCGTGCCTGACCCCGTTCCAGCAATATGCCTCGATCATCCAAGGCGTTTCCTGTGAGCCAGTAGCCATCACTGGTGATTCATCCACTACGGAACTAACGGTTGGTTTGTTAATCTGT carries:
- a CDS encoding DUF3164 family protein, whose product is MTNNVPEGFLKDAKGHLVPLELVKPIDMARNDLVLELVAKAKVVSDTLAAFKADAFGDIKAFVDMSAEQYNAKLGGKKGNITLMSFDGQFKVVQAAQDNIRFDERLQAARALIDECLTEWTQDARSEVRAIVNEAFRADKQGEISTGRVLALRRMDITDARWQRAMEAIGDAVQVVGSKSYIRVYQRIGESEQYVPIPLDIASAALGAATPTLH